The following nucleotide sequence is from Desulfobacterales bacterium.
TTCCACTTCGATTTTTAAATGACCTTCAATTCTGGTAATCGGGTCAATCGTAATTCTTTTCGCCATGGTTTTCTCCCCCTATGCTGTTGAGCACTGTTCTTGCGAACTTAAATGATAAAATCGCCGGTTCCGGCAAGTATCCCCACCGGCTACTGCCGATAGTAATATCAACCGTTCGAAATAATGATTAGATTTCTTCATAAAAGGGAGTCATCTTGTCCCAAAAATCCGGCTCGCTGCAGCCGATACAGGGGTGTCCGACTTCAACGGGCCAGCTGGTGCCGTGATTAAATTTGGCAAGTGGGCAGTTGTTGTGGGTTTCGGGGCCCCTGCATCCCATTTTATACAGACAGTAGCCCAGTTTTGCTTCTTCCGAACCAAACTGCGTCACAAACTCATCGTTTTCGAAATGGGATCGGCGAGGGCATTGATCATGAATGGTTTTCCCGTAGGCGAACAGCGGGCGGCCCAGATTATCCAGGGTTGGTAACTGACCCAACAAAATATAATTGAGCACCGTACCGACAAAATTCACCGGGTTGGGGGGGCAGCCCGGGATATTCACGGTTTTTATTCCAAGCGCCTCCCCCACCCCCTTGTAGCCGCCTGGGTTCGGCTTGGCGGCGGAAATACCGCCGAAAGACGCGCATGATCCGATGGCGATGGTGGCAGCTGCTTTGGGAACCACTTCCTTGGCGATTTCCAGAAAGGTTCTTCCGGCAACTTTGCCGTAGCCGCCATCAAAATTAGTGGCAATAGCCCCTTCAATCACGCAGATGAAACTGCCCGCATACTTTTTCACGGCCGCTTTCAAGTTGTCCTCTGCCTGATGACCGGCAGCCGCCATGATGGTTTCATGGTACTCCATGGAGAGCGTTTCGAGAACCAGCACGTCCACATACGGATACTGCGAACGCAATACCGCTTCCGAACACCCCGTGCATTCACTGAAATGCAGCCAAACCACCGGTGGCCGGGTTTTGGGCGCTGCAAACACCTCGGCCACTTTCGGGACAAAAGAAGAAGATAATCCCATGGTGGCCGTCAGAAACGTACAGTAGCGCATAAAATCCCGGCGGGATACGCCTCTCTGGGCTAGCTTTTGGTAAAAATCCTGCTCTTTTTCCATACCATCTCTCCATTTTTCTTCAGATTAAAGCCATTGCGCCCGCACGCAACCATGACACGGAATCATGCGGGACACGAATTTACCCCCTGACGGAATCAAATGATATCCCCCTCAAACCGGCGCGATGCGCCGGTTGTTACGGAAAAATATAAATAAAACGGTTGTGGAAGCCGATACGCTTCTATTCTTAACAACAAAGAGTCATGTTTTGGGCAACCATATCGTACAAAGCAGTCGATGGCCTGCTCACATCTTTTTTAGGGATAACCGCGCTGCCTTTGCTGGGTAGAAAAAACCAGGGCCGAATAGTGGTGTTAAAATAGGCGAGGGATACGGCGTATAATAAAACCGAATCTTGAGTCAAATTTCGTACTCCTGATCACTAGGCAGTTTTTTACTATACTACCGTACCGGTATCAGGTTGCGTCAATGCTGTCAACTGACTATCGGGCAGAGACACGCCCCACGCACTTTTCCAGGGCGTGAGGCCATGCGCCGACATTAAAAATCGGCACAAATCCCGTCAAATGTCCTCATCAATATCGGCTTCACTGCTCATATCGATGCTGATGGAAGAATCAACCCCTTTGGTATCGATATCATCATCAAAGTCGGGAACAAAATCATCCTCCAACAAATCGGCAACATCCGGGGCATCATCCTCGACGTCTTCGACAAATATCACCGGGCTGCCTTTCTTGGTCAGATAATCCGAATCATCGCAAATCACTTCAATAGCCGTCTCACTTTGGCCTTCAAGCAACGTGATGACGGACGATGCAATTTTCGCGGCCACCGTTCCGCAAGGGTAAAAGTCTCTGGTTCTCATCGCATGGATGAGCGGATCTATTCCCTGTCCCATGGCGCCTTGAATAACCGAACGTTGATATCTTTCTTCACTAACGATGGTAAAGATATCCTTATCCAATTCACCATACTCTTGAAGAACCATTTTTTCGTTTTCATTGTCTAACGTAATGACATACTTATGACGCATGCACGCTCTCCTCTTGGTACATCTTTTGGGCATCCGGACAAATTTTTATTCAGGGGGGGTAACCAAAAAAAAATGTTCTGTCAAGCAACAAAGCCAAAGAGTTGAAAAAATAAAGAAGACGGCAACGGCAATTCCCGGCGTTACAGGTATAATAATATATATTTTTAATATTTATTGGCTTCGATGCCAACCCGAGCCCCCATAGCACACGGCTATGGATCACCGGAATACGGGACCTGAATGATCCGTCAGGGGTGCACACCAAACTAAAAGCCCCAATTAAAGGTGTTGACCTGTTCCGGGTTAAATGATAACAGAATCCACCGGTTTTTAGGAGGGATGGCCGAGCGGTTTAAGGCGGCGGTCTTGAAAACCGTTGAGCGAAAGCTCCGTGGGTTCGAATCCTACTCCCTCCGCCAAAACAGGCAACCCTTTTGCTGCTCTCCCCCGATGGCAAAAAAAGGTGATGGCCGAGGTAATGTTGAAAATGAAGGAGAGATGGCCGAGCCGGCTGAAGGCGCTCGCCTGCTAAGCGAGTGTGTGGCGAAAGTTGCACCCCGGGTTCGAATCCCGGTCTCTCCGCCATGAACTAAATAAGCCGATCCCGGGCAATAATGCCGGGACGGCTTTTTTATTGCGGCAACATCGGGTTCTGTATACCGATGCGGAATCGGCCCGAGGCCTTTTCTTGCCGGGCACAAACAAGGGGTCATGAAAGATCTTTCAGACTATCTTTGCACGCCGCTTTCCATTGGGACACGCACCATTCGTTCCAGATTGGTATTGGCGCCCATGGCCATGCTGGGACATGTGGCGTTTCGCGAGCTGGTGAATGAATTCGGCGGATACGGGCTCCTTTTTTCCGAGATGTGCAGCGCCAAACGAATTCTGCATGAAAACCGATATCTCTCTCCTTATTTTCGGTGGCGGAATGAAGAACTGCCTGAATTGGTATGCCAGATTTTCGGATCGGATCCGAACATCATGGCCGCCGCCGCGCACCGAATCGAAACAGAAGGGTTTTTCGGCGTTGATATTAATTTCGGCTGCGCCGCCAGTGATATCTGCCGGCACAATGGCGGGGCCGCGTTGTTAAAGGATCCAGCACTCGCATGCCGAATTGTTTCGGCGGTTCGCGAAGCAATAACCATTCCCCTGTTTGTCAAATTTCGAACCGGCTGGAAAGATGACCCCGATTTTGCGGTGAATATGGCCAAACGTTTCGAGGCGGCCGGTGCCGATGCGCTGACCTTTCACCCGCGAGTCGCGCCGGACCGGCGGGCCCATCATCCGAAATGGGCCTATATCGGAGAAATAAAAAAAGCCGTCTCCATTCCAGTGTTCGGCAACGGAAATGTGTTTGATGCGACCGATTGCCTGCGCATGATTCGGATTACGGGGTGCGATGGGGTGGCCGTCGGCCGCATGGCGGTTGCAAAGCCCTGGCTGTTCGCGGAATGGACCCGCCATCAATCGGTGGGAAATTCGATTTTCCGCCATACCGCCCTTCGAATGGCCGAGCTGCTGGAAAAACATTATGATCCAATAAACGCGCTGAGGCGATTCAGAAAGTTTGCCTTGTACTTTGCCGCCAATTTTCACTTCGGTCATACCTTTCATACCGGCATTATGAACGCCATGAATATAGAAGGGGCAAAAACGGTTATCGAGCACTTCTTTCACACCGATCCGGGCCTTGCCCGTCAACCCAACATCAATTTTTTAAGGTGATGGGTGAATCCGAAAGACTCATGAGGCGGTGCCCCCATTCCGATCCGAAAATTCGGCCGCTTTCACCTCGGATTCCAATCGTCTTCCCGCCTTGACTTGCTTGATAAATATCTTTATGAATTGGGCGTATTTTGAATTTATCAGGATGAAGAAACGGTATGCAATACCATGGAACAAAAATCGACCGGTAGACGGATGCAGGAAAAAAACAAGGTCGCTGAAAAGCCCTTAAAGAGAAAAGGGACGTTGATTTGGGGGAGCATCTGTCTAATAATCAGTTTTTGGATGTTTTGCCTGGGCATTTTGGTGGGCCGCGGCAAGGCACCGGTTGAATTTGATATTCAAGCACTTCAAAAAGAGCTATCGGAATTAAAAAGGGTGGCGCTTGAAAAAACCCTGCAACGCTACCAAACGGACTCTAAAAAGGCGGATGGCAAAACCGAGCTTGAGTTTTATGAGGCGTTGAAGCGCACTCAGGATTCACCACGGCCGCCCATCAAATCTTCGAAAGCGGACACGATCAAGCCGCCTGAGAAAAAGCAATCACCGCTTAGCCCGGCCACCGTGCATTCCGGAACCAACACGGTCGCATCTGTCGAACAAAAAGAAGTTTCCGAAGGGAGCAAAAGCACGGGCACCACTGCCCCAATCAAGGTTCGCGCAGAAACGTTTAAAAAAGTGAAGCCCGACATCAAAACATCGTCACCGTCATCCCCGGCAGCCTGGACCATTCAGGTTGCGGCGCTAAAAGACGCCTCGGAAGCCGACAGAATGGTGTCACAATTATCACAAAAGGGCTATGCGGCCTATAAGCTGACAGGGGAAGTCCCCGGGAAAGGCGTATGGCACCGGGTCCGTGTGGGACGATACCGGCAACGTGAGGAAACAGCGGCGGTTATCAACCGGTTGGCCACTGACCAGTATAGGCCGATTCCCATCAATACGGGTGAAACAAAGCCGTGATGAATCCGCAACCATAACATTCGGGCGGCTGAATCACCCTTCATGCCGTCAAGGAGTTACCATGAAAATCACCAGAGAAGACGTGCTGAAAGTCGCTCATCTTGCCCGGCTGGAAATGGATGAAACTGCCGTTGATGCCGTTGCCGTGCAAATCGGCAAGATACTCGATTATATTGATCAGCTCAACCGGGTCAATACCGAGGGCATTGCATTAACTTCCCATGCCATATCCCTTACCAATGCGTTTCGGGAAGACGAAGGGCACCCGCATTTGGACCGCCACGCCGTGCTGGCCAATGCACCGGAAAGTGACGAGGGT
It contains:
- a CDS encoding hydrogenase small subunit is translated as MEKEQDFYQKLAQRGVSRRDFMRYCTFLTATMGLSSSFVPKVAEVFAAPKTRPPVVWLHFSECTGCSEAVLRSQYPYVDVLVLETLSMEYHETIMAAAGHQAEDNLKAAVKKYAGSFICVIEGAIATNFDGGYGKVAGRTFLEIAKEVVPKAAATIAIGSCASFGGISAAKPNPGGYKGVGEALGIKTVNIPGCPPNPVNFVGTVLNYILLGQLPTLDNLGRPLFAYGKTIHDQCPRRSHFENDEFVTQFGSEEAKLGYCLYKMGCRGPETHNNCPLAKFNHGTSWPVEVGHPCIGCSEPDFWDKMTPFYEEI
- a CDS encoding tRNA-dihydrouridine synthase family protein, with product MKDLSDYLCTPLSIGTRTIRSRLVLAPMAMLGHVAFRELVNEFGGYGLLFSEMCSAKRILHENRYLSPYFRWRNEELPELVCQIFGSDPNIMAAAAHRIETEGFFGVDINFGCAASDICRHNGGAALLKDPALACRIVSAVREAITIPLFVKFRTGWKDDPDFAVNMAKRFEAAGADALTFHPRVAPDRRAHHPKWAYIGEIKKAVSIPVFGNGNVFDATDCLRMIRITGCDGVAVGRMAVAKPWLFAEWTRHQSVGNSIFRHTALRMAELLEKHYDPINALRRFRKFALYFAANFHFGHTFHTGIMNAMNIEGAKTVIEHFFHTDPGLARQPNINFLR
- a CDS encoding SPOR domain-containing protein, translated to MEQKSTGRRMQEKNKVAEKPLKRKGTLIWGSICLIISFWMFCLGILVGRGKAPVEFDIQALQKELSELKRVALEKTLQRYQTDSKKADGKTELEFYEALKRTQDSPRPPIKSSKADTIKPPEKKQSPLSPATVHSGTNTVASVEQKEVSEGSKSTGTTAPIKVRAETFKKVKPDIKTSSPSSPAAWTIQVAALKDASEADRMVSQLSQKGYAAYKLTGEVPGKGVWHRVRVGRYRQREETAAVINRLATDQYRPIPINTGETKP
- the gatC gene encoding Asp-tRNA(Asn)/Glu-tRNA(Gln) amidotransferase subunit GatC, whose protein sequence is MKITREDVLKVAHLARLEMDETAVDAVAVQIGKILDYIDQLNRVNTEGIALTSHAISLTNAFREDEGHPHLDRHAVLANAPESDEGCFIVPRVIG